The Actinocatenispora sera genome has a window encoding:
- a CDS encoding MFS transporter yields MAPTTRIRPRALLRASGGPRYAGALAVDALGTGLLRPFLLLYGMTVLRLSAPVTGGAMTIGVVAGLVCMPAVGRWLDRGARSTVVAASMLVRVLGVVLLLAAPTRNVWLFAAAALFLGIGNQTWPAAHAALVSSVAHGRERDAALAAGRSVRNGGLGVGALLATACLAGGTGALQVLAAGTGLAYLAAASLAWSTRVRDDPAAAAAPGRDEPAPRLGTLLAANVIYAFCLNVTEVALPLVLVTQLHASPVWSAVIFVANTVLVVTLQVPVTVLMSRFPRRLVLAIAGVVLTASYLGFLAASSLGHGWGPPAVAAVSVLCALGEICYAGSATALVAALAPARVRGRALARFQLSTGFGLAASPAVITAVAPHGAVALWGGLAAATLLSATAVARGAVRRRTTEPSSAVGVGGGIEAREQPQAVLGGAAGGRGQHQQLQP; encoded by the coding sequence ATGGCGCCCACGACCAGAATCCGTCCCCGCGCCCTGCTGCGCGCCTCCGGCGGCCCCCGGTACGCCGGTGCCCTGGCCGTGGACGCGCTCGGCACCGGCCTGCTCCGGCCCTTCCTGCTGCTCTACGGGATGACGGTGCTCCGGCTGTCGGCGCCGGTCACCGGCGGCGCGATGACCATCGGCGTCGTCGCGGGCCTGGTGTGCATGCCCGCGGTCGGGCGGTGGCTGGACCGGGGTGCACGCAGTACGGTCGTGGCCGCATCGATGCTGGTCCGGGTGCTGGGCGTGGTACTGCTGCTCGCCGCCCCGACCCGAAACGTCTGGCTGTTCGCGGCCGCGGCGCTGTTCCTCGGCATCGGCAACCAGACCTGGCCGGCCGCCCACGCCGCCCTCGTGTCGAGCGTCGCGCACGGCCGGGAACGCGACGCCGCCCTCGCCGCCGGCCGCTCCGTACGCAACGGCGGGCTGGGCGTCGGCGCGCTGCTCGCCACCGCGTGCCTCGCCGGCGGTACCGGGGCCCTGCAGGTGCTCGCCGCGGGCACCGGGCTGGCCTACCTCGCCGCGGCGAGCCTGGCGTGGTCGACCCGGGTACGCGACGATCCCGCGGCCGCCGCCGCGCCGGGGCGCGACGAGCCGGCGCCCCGGCTGGGTACCCTGCTGGCCGCCAACGTGATCTACGCGTTCTGCCTCAACGTCACCGAGGTCGCGCTCCCGCTGGTACTGGTGACGCAGCTGCACGCCTCCCCGGTGTGGTCGGCGGTGATCTTCGTGGCCAACACGGTACTGGTCGTCACGCTGCAGGTACCGGTCACCGTCCTGATGTCCCGCTTCCCCCGCCGGCTCGTCCTGGCCATCGCCGGCGTGGTACTCACCGCGTCCTACCTCGGTTTCCTCGCGGCCAGCTCCCTCGGGCACGGCTGGGGTCCGCCGGCGGTCGCCGCAGTGTCGGTGCTGTGCGCCCTCGGCGAGATCTGCTACGCCGGCAGCGCCACCGCGCTGGTCGCCGCGCTGGCCCCGGCCCGCGTCCGGGGCCGCGCCCTCGCCCGCTTCCAGCTCTCCACCGGTTTCGGCCTCGCCGCCTCCCCGGCGGTCATCACCGCGGTCGCTCCGCACGGCGCGGTCGCGCTCTGGGGCGGTCTGGCCGCCGCGACCCTGCTCTCCGCCACCGCCGTCGCCCGCGGCGCGGTGCGCAGAAGGACAACAGAGCCCAGCTCAGCGGTCGGCGTCGGCGGCGGCATCGAGGCTCGCGAGCAGCCGCAGGCCGTCCTCGGCGGGGCTGCCGGCGGCCGCGGACAGCACCAGCAGCTCCAACCCTGA
- a CDS encoding NAD(P)H-dependent oxidoreductase: protein MKTLIVYAHPEPRSLNGSLKDLAVTTLESVGHQVRVSDLYAMNWKAAVDATDYGTDAVRRLQVAADSGRAFDAGTLTPDVVAEQEKLLWADTIVFQFPLWWYTMPAILKGWVDRVFTYHFAYGVGEHSETRYGERFGEGTLAGRRALLSVTAGGPESHYGPRGINGPIDDLLFPIQHGILYYPGIEVLPPFVLYGADRMTAEDYPDVAKAWQERLLTLESTAPIAFRPQNFGDYEIPSLHLKPGLEPAGRTGFGLHVRR from the coding sequence GTGAAGACGCTGATCGTTTACGCCCACCCGGAGCCCCGGTCTCTCAACGGCTCGCTGAAGGACCTCGCGGTGACCACCCTGGAGTCCGTGGGGCACCAGGTCCGGGTGAGCGACCTGTACGCGATGAACTGGAAGGCGGCCGTGGACGCCACGGACTACGGCACCGACGCCGTGCGCCGGTTGCAGGTCGCCGCGGACTCCGGTCGGGCGTTCGACGCCGGCACACTCACCCCGGACGTCGTCGCCGAGCAGGAGAAGCTGCTGTGGGCGGACACGATCGTCTTCCAGTTCCCGCTGTGGTGGTACACGATGCCCGCGATCCTGAAGGGCTGGGTGGACCGGGTGTTCACCTACCACTTCGCGTACGGGGTGGGCGAGCACAGCGAGACCCGGTACGGGGAACGCTTCGGCGAAGGTACCCTCGCCGGTCGCCGGGCCCTGCTGTCGGTGACCGCGGGCGGCCCCGAGTCGCACTACGGGCCCCGCGGGATCAACGGCCCGATCGACGATCTGCTGTTCCCCATCCAGCACGGCATCCTGTACTACCCGGGCATCGAGGTGCTGCCGCCGTTCGTGCTGTACGGCGCCGACCGGATGACCGCCGAGGACTACCCGGACGTCGCGAAGGCCTGGCAGGAGCGGCTGCTCACGCTGGAGTCGACCGCGCCGATCGCGTTCCGGCCGCAGAACTTCGGTGACTACGAGATCCCGTCGCTGCACCTGAAGCCCGGTCTGGAACCCGCCGGCCGAACCGGCTTCGGGCTGCACGTGCGCCGCTGA
- a CDS encoding helix-turn-helix transcriptional regulator, with protein MDDLAGFLRTRRARVDPALVGIPTDTRRRVEGLRREEIAHLSGVSVDYYVRLEQGRATQPSEQVLDALARVLGLDETERGHLYRLARQRRRRTRTPVGRVRPELLRVLTLVADAPALIMDHRLDVLAGNHLAGLLYGQPMPGFNTARHLFLEEAADGFYADWANCTLDVVGHLRLAAGKYPDDPQLASLIGELAMGSERFRRLWARADVRARGHGRKAFRHPLVGLLELHQENFALPDGSGLELLVLSAAAGSPAEDGLRLLASLDAAADADR; from the coding sequence ATGGACGACCTCGCGGGATTCCTTCGCACCCGGCGTGCCCGGGTCGACCCCGCGCTCGTCGGCATCCCCACCGACACCCGCCGGCGGGTCGAGGGGCTGCGCCGCGAGGAGATCGCGCACCTGTCCGGGGTCAGCGTCGACTACTACGTACGCCTGGAGCAGGGCCGCGCGACGCAACCGTCCGAGCAGGTCCTCGACGCGCTCGCCCGGGTCCTCGGCCTCGACGAGACCGAGCGCGGCCACCTGTACCGGCTGGCCAGGCAGCGCCGGCGCCGCACCAGGACGCCGGTGGGCCGGGTCCGGCCGGAGCTGCTACGGGTCCTGACGCTGGTCGCCGACGCACCCGCGCTGATCATGGACCACCGCCTGGACGTGCTGGCCGGCAACCACCTCGCCGGCCTGCTCTACGGCCAGCCGATGCCGGGTTTCAACACCGCCCGGCACCTGTTTCTGGAGGAAGCCGCCGACGGCTTCTACGCCGACTGGGCGAACTGCACGCTCGACGTGGTCGGCCACCTGCGCCTGGCCGCCGGCAAGTACCCGGACGACCCGCAGCTGGCGTCGCTGATCGGCGAGCTGGCGATGGGCAGCGAACGGTTCCGCCGGCTCTGGGCCCGCGCCGACGTGCGGGCCCGCGGGCACGGGCGCAAGGCGTTCCGGCATCCGCTGGTCGGGCTGCTGGAGCTGCACCAGGAGAACTTCGCGTTGCCGGACGGGTCAGGGTTGGAGCTGCTGGTGCTGTCCGCGGCCGCCGGCAGCCCCGCCGAGGACGGCCTGCGGCTGCTCGCGAGCCTCGATGCCGCCGCCGACGCCGACCGCTGA
- a CDS encoding DinB family protein codes for MSDMWAEGAEDPRDYGNPVGEKATLQGYLSNYRLTLGMKCDGLNPEQLARRSVPPSTMSLLGLIRHMASVEHHWFERVLQGHADLPRLYRTADDRDADFNGAIGEQAVVDEAFASWKQQIASADAWLAGFDEAELGREVPLGRDDTVSVRDVLVHMVEEYARHAGHADLLRECIDGRTGQ; via the coding sequence ATGAGTGACATGTGGGCCGAGGGCGCCGAGGATCCCCGCGACTACGGCAACCCGGTGGGGGAGAAGGCGACGCTGCAGGGGTACCTGTCGAACTACCGGCTGACGCTGGGCATGAAGTGCGACGGGCTGAACCCCGAGCAGCTCGCCCGCCGCTCGGTGCCGCCGAGCACGATGAGCCTGCTGGGGCTGATCCGGCACATGGCCAGCGTGGAACACCACTGGTTCGAGCGGGTCCTGCAGGGCCATGCCGACCTACCCCGGCTGTACCGCACCGCCGACGACCGGGATGCCGACTTCAACGGCGCGATCGGTGAGCAGGCGGTGGTGGACGAGGCGTTCGCCAGCTGGAAGCAGCAGATCGCGAGCGCCGACGCGTGGCTCGCCGGGTTCGACGAGGCCGAGCTGGGCCGCGAGGTACCGCTGGGCCGCGACGACACGGTCAGCGTCCGCGACGTGCTGGTGCACATGGTCGAGGAGTACGCCCGGCACGCCGGCCACGCCGACCTGCTCCGCGAGTGCATCGACGGCCGTACCGGACAGTAG
- a CDS encoding MerR family transcriptional regulator produces MRPVDLAREHGLSAQTVRNYDAAGVLPPTERTATGYRRYTPLHAQALRAFLALHRGHGHRAAVDIMRAVNRGDTDTVYRLIDAAHAELGAERDTRAEVATALGELSGTTPAPLRGQPLTVGELARRLGVHAATLRTWEADGILHPDRDRATGYRRYGPDAVRDAEIARQLRRGGYPLHRVARFVESLHEAGGAEPLRAFLDSWQERIAARSRALLTGAAHLDTYLTTRAQP; encoded by the coding sequence GTGCGACCGGTCGACCTGGCCCGCGAGCACGGGCTGTCCGCCCAGACGGTCCGCAACTACGACGCGGCCGGCGTGCTCCCGCCGACCGAACGCACCGCCACCGGGTACCGGCGGTACACCCCGCTGCACGCCCAGGCGCTCCGGGCGTTCCTGGCGCTGCACCGCGGCCACGGGCACCGTGCGGCGGTCGACATCATGCGTGCGGTCAACCGCGGCGACACCGACACCGTGTACCGGCTGATCGACGCGGCGCACGCCGAACTCGGCGCCGAACGCGACACCCGCGCCGAGGTGGCGACCGCGCTCGGCGAGCTGTCCGGTACCACGCCGGCGCCGCTGCGCGGCCAGCCGCTGACCGTGGGGGAACTCGCCCGCCGCCTCGGCGTGCACGCGGCGACGCTGCGTACCTGGGAGGCCGACGGCATCCTGCACCCCGACCGGGACCGGGCGACCGGCTACCGGCGGTACGGGCCGGACGCCGTGCGGGACGCCGAGATCGCGCGGCAGCTGCGCCGCGGCGGGTACCCGCTGCACCGGGTCGCCCGGTTCGTCGAGTCGCTGCACGAGGCCGGCGGGGCGGAGCCGCTGCGCGCGTTCCTCGACTCCTGGCAGGAACGCATCGCCGCGCGCAGCCGGGCCCTGCTCACCGGCGCCGCCCACCTCGACACCTACCTCACCACCCGCGCCCAGCCGTAG
- a CDS encoding GNAT family N-acetyltransferase has protein sequence MPGSTRIRLIEPADAAAIAAHRARDAEAFRPWEPARPADFFTSQGQAERIDGLLAGYRAGTVWPGVVLADGQVVGQVTVGGILAQPHLRRGSVGYWIGSVAQNHGHAGRAVGLLLRVMADELGLHRAEASTNLENLPSQRVLRRNGFHPYGVAHAAILLDGRWRDGLLWERILGD, from the coding sequence ATGCCCGGCAGTACCAGGATCCGCCTGATCGAACCCGCCGACGCAGCCGCGATCGCGGCGCATCGGGCGCGGGACGCCGAGGCCTTCCGGCCCTGGGAGCCGGCCCGCCCGGCCGACTTCTTCACTTCGCAGGGCCAGGCGGAGCGGATCGACGGCCTGCTGGCCGGGTACCGGGCCGGTACGGTCTGGCCGGGGGTGGTGCTCGCCGACGGCCAGGTGGTCGGGCAGGTGACCGTCGGGGGCATCCTGGCGCAACCGCACCTGCGCCGCGGCTCCGTTGGCTACTGGATCGGCAGCGTGGCGCAGAACCACGGGCACGCCGGGCGGGCGGTCGGGCTGCTGCTGCGGGTGATGGCGGACGAGCTCGGGCTGCATCGCGCCGAGGCGTCCACCAACCTGGAGAACCTGCCGTCGCAACGAGTGCTGCGCCGCAACGGCTTCCACCCGTACGGGGTCGCGCACGCCGCGATCCTGCTCGACGGGCGCTGGCGGGACGGCCTGCTGTGGGAGCGGATCCTCGGCGACTGA
- a CDS encoding alpha/beta hydrolase, protein MSTSTVVVRQRIPRAQANLTRAIATAGRPWPDGSHLGPPRRPGPVEVAPQAVHDYLAALTEPARRRLVARFPAAVGALDGAPPAMRYAANRRRMRPTRFGTWTGQYLLFDPSPPGRVALVYGDLTTAERVAVLVPGADSRLADFARGLGGHPHRAPAVQAANLYRAADALRHRVAVIAWLGYRAPRGQRIEVARRRLAAAGAADLTRFVRGLTVVAPHATIMLLGHSYGSVVVGLAAAALPPQVRDIAVFGSPGLGVDTATGLGATARIWAACAPGDWTRFVPGVRRCGFGHGRRPTDPAFGARRFCTAGVADHDHYLAPGTGSLTALAGILTT, encoded by the coding sequence GTGAGTACGTCGACAGTCGTTGTCCGGCAACGCATCCCGCGCGCCCAGGCCAACCTGACCCGGGCGATCGCCACCGCCGGCCGCCCCTGGCCCGACGGCAGCCACCTCGGACCGCCGCGCCGCCCGGGACCGGTCGAGGTGGCGCCGCAGGCGGTGCACGACTACCTCGCGGCGCTGACCGAGCCGGCGCGACGGCGGCTCGTGGCGCGCTTCCCCGCCGCGGTCGGCGCCCTGGACGGCGCGCCGCCGGCCATGCGGTACGCGGCGAACCGGCGGCGGATGCGGCCCACCCGGTTCGGTACCTGGACCGGCCAGTACCTGCTGTTCGATCCGTCCCCGCCCGGCCGGGTTGCCCTGGTGTACGGGGACCTGACGACCGCCGAGCGGGTCGCGGTGCTGGTACCGGGCGCCGACAGCCGGCTCGCCGACTTCGCCCGCGGCCTCGGCGGCCACCCGCACCGGGCCCCCGCGGTACAGGCGGCGAACCTGTACCGGGCCGCCGACGCGCTGCGCCACCGGGTCGCCGTCATCGCGTGGCTCGGCTACCGTGCCCCGCGCGGCCAGCGCATCGAGGTCGCCCGCCGGCGACTCGCCGCCGCCGGCGCCGCCGACCTGACCCGGTTCGTCCGCGGCCTGACGGTGGTCGCGCCGCACGCGACGATCATGCTGCTGGGCCACAGCTACGGCTCGGTCGTCGTCGGCCTCGCCGCGGCCGCACTGCCCCCGCAGGTACGCGACATCGCCGTGTTCGGCTCACCCGGCCTCGGCGTCGACACCGCCACCGGGCTGGGCGCCACCGCCCGGATCTGGGCGGCCTGCGCGCCCGGCGACTGGACCCGGTTCGTACCCGGTGTCCGTCGCTGCGGGTTCGGCCACGGCCGGCGCCCGACCGACCCCGCGTTCGGCGCCCGACGGTTCTGCACCGCGGGCGTCGCCGACCACGACCACTACCTCGCCCCCGGTACCGGCTCGCTCACCGCCCTGGCCGGCATCCTCACCACCTGA
- a CDS encoding FkbM family methyltransferase translates to MHRLDRPAVTATVANLLARWTPYLDTELYTLPALVRPGDVCVDVGAAAGLYCQAMSQLAGPTGRVHSFEPVTFSHPVWSRVLGAQRRGNVCHHPAAVGAEPGRRSMRVPFDDRGPATSRSFLDWHTHGVGSNAEYPYHVDVPVPVETLDGLAAAGHLTRLDFLKIDVEGGELHVLHGGRQVIERYRPTLLVEIEARHTARYEYAAGEVAAWLTERDYQMYAWRRGWRPVDAVCVHANNYLFRPRGTAGR, encoded by the coding sequence ATGCACCGCCTCGACCGGCCGGCCGTGACCGCCACGGTGGCCAACCTGCTCGCCCGCTGGACTCCGTACCTGGACACCGAGCTGTACACGCTGCCCGCGCTGGTGCGCCCCGGCGACGTCTGCGTGGACGTCGGTGCCGCGGCCGGCCTGTACTGCCAGGCGATGTCGCAGCTGGCCGGGCCGACCGGCCGGGTGCACAGCTTCGAGCCGGTGACCTTCTCGCATCCGGTGTGGTCGCGGGTACTGGGTGCGCAGCGGCGCGGCAACGTGTGCCATCACCCGGCGGCGGTCGGCGCGGAGCCGGGCCGGCGCTCGATGCGGGTGCCGTTCGACGACCGCGGCCCGGCCACCAGCCGGTCGTTCCTGGACTGGCACACCCACGGGGTGGGCTCCAACGCCGAGTACCCGTACCACGTGGACGTGCCGGTGCCGGTCGAGACGCTCGACGGGCTGGCCGCGGCCGGCCACCTGACCCGGCTGGACTTCCTCAAGATCGACGTCGAGGGCGGGGAACTGCACGTCCTGCACGGCGGCCGGCAGGTGATCGAGCGGTACCGGCCGACGCTGCTGGTCGAGATCGAGGCGCGGCACACCGCCCGGTACGAGTACGCCGCGGGCGAGGTCGCCGCCTGGCTGACCGAGCGTGACTACCAGATGTACGCGTGGCGTCGCGGCTGGCGTCCGGTCGACGCGGTGTGCGTGCACGCCAACAACTACCTGTTCCGGCCACGCGGTACGGCGGGCCGCTGA